Proteins encoded by one window of Cyanobium sp. NS01:
- a CDS encoding efflux RND transporter permease subunit has product MKSISDPFLRRPVLTLVISLLVLLSGLVSLPGLQIENLPAIAPGRVSVSTSYPGASPEVVEQGVTTLLEKQLNGLERLDQIRSTSSAGSSSITLSFEGGDPEINQINAQNEAAVVNPRLPPQVARFGVQVRRSSDDLLMVLSFSAEPGTYDQIFLSGWVEQVVIDRLQRVSGVGEARLFGGSPLAFRLWLDPARLNQLGLTITDVRDALEEQNVLAALGQAGEAPSPDDQMLTLPLRMEGRLRSVQEFENLVVAPTDEGGVTLLRDVGRVTLGSEDYGAIATNLQGRPTVAMGIFQRDGSNALEVSAGITAALDEISESLPPGLDFQVIIDEAETVQQNIDRTITSLRDAVLLVFLALLLGLGNSRLALISALAVPVALVGALTVLRLTDSSINTLTLFGMVLATGLVVDDAIVVSEDIGRRMERGQPPQQAAREAMAELGGAVVATSLVLIAVFLPVLTLGGSTGRLFAPIGLTIGATIVFSTFNALTFTPVAASRLLKAQGQEARWLLRLIDPPRRALESLEGPYDRWLTRALGWRRRIVALLLVGLVVTAFAYQQRPKAFIPQEDGSQLRGIVVLPDGMALQRTQDVMEQVRQVVAGVPQIVTGNFYAGRSFGDSSPNKGIFFLRLKPVEERPGREQTPAALAGQLNRELAGRIDNAQVVVIEAPTVRGFGSEGGIELDLLDTSGGRLSLSAFQEAAQAFIDAAQASGDFERVDTRFRADAPLVRLEPDRLQLASLGVDLEEVVEVLGASFGSEYVNDSFEGDRIRRVIVQLEGSERRNVQDVLALQVRGRDDSLVPLAQVVRVERSTGPTVINHTRLVRSIAIRAQARAGVSTGQAMDRLLQVRRELGSTATDLEWAGLAREEARAGGANEGVFLLAVLVMLLVLAGLYENFIDPMIILVTVPLGLLGGLAGLAIRDLPLDVYGRVGLLVLVSLAAKNGILIVEFANQRLAAGLPLEEAIHGAAVARLRPILLTAISSLAGFLPLLFASGAGAASRTSIGTVVFAGLLVATVLSLFVVPVVYRIVKGWELGRAGRLNPATDGASSG; this is encoded by the coding sequence GTGAAGTCGATCTCGGATCCGTTTCTCCGCCGGCCGGTGCTGACCCTGGTGATCAGCCTGCTGGTGCTCTTGAGCGGCCTGGTGAGCCTGCCGGGGCTCCAGATTGAAAACCTGCCGGCGATCGCCCCCGGGCGGGTGTCGGTGAGCACGAGCTATCCCGGCGCCAGCCCCGAGGTGGTGGAGCAGGGGGTGACCACCCTGCTGGAGAAGCAGCTCAACGGCCTGGAGCGCCTCGATCAGATCCGCTCCACCAGCTCGGCCGGCAGCAGCAGCATCACCCTCAGCTTCGAGGGCGGCGACCCCGAGATCAACCAGATCAACGCCCAGAACGAGGCGGCGGTGGTGAACCCCCGGCTGCCGCCCCAGGTGGCCCGCTTCGGGGTGCAGGTGCGGCGCAGCTCTGACGACCTGCTGATGGTGCTGAGCTTCAGCGCTGAGCCGGGCACCTACGACCAGATCTTCCTCAGCGGCTGGGTGGAGCAGGTGGTGATCGACCGCCTGCAGCGGGTGTCCGGTGTCGGCGAGGCGCGGCTGTTCGGGGGCAGTCCCCTGGCCTTCCGGCTCTGGCTCGATCCGGCCCGGCTGAACCAGCTGGGGCTCACGATCACCGATGTGCGCGATGCCCTCGAGGAGCAGAACGTGCTGGCCGCCCTGGGCCAGGCCGGTGAGGCGCCCTCCCCCGACGACCAGATGCTCACCCTGCCCCTGCGCATGGAGGGCCGCCTGCGCAGCGTGCAGGAGTTCGAAAACCTGGTGGTGGCCCCCACCGATGAGGGCGGCGTGACCCTGCTGCGTGACGTGGGCCGCGTCACCCTGGGCAGTGAGGACTACGGCGCCATCGCCACCAACCTGCAGGGCCGCCCCACCGTGGCGATGGGCATCTTTCAGCGGGATGGCAGCAATGCCCTGGAGGTGAGCGCCGGCATCACCGCGGCCCTCGACGAGATCAGCGAAAGTCTGCCTCCAGGCCTCGATTTCCAGGTGATCATCGATGAGGCTGAAACCGTTCAGCAGAACATCGACCGCACCATCACGAGCCTGCGGGATGCGGTGCTGCTGGTGTTCCTCGCCTTGCTGCTGGGCCTGGGCAACAGCCGTCTGGCCCTGATCTCCGCCCTGGCGGTGCCCGTGGCCCTGGTGGGGGCCCTCACCGTGCTGCGGCTCACGGACAGCTCGATCAACACCCTCACCCTGTTCGGCATGGTGCTGGCCACCGGCCTGGTGGTGGACGACGCCATCGTGGTGAGCGAGGACATCGGCCGCCGCATGGAGCGCGGCCAGCCGCCCCAGCAGGCGGCCCGCGAGGCGATGGCGGAGCTGGGTGGTGCTGTGGTGGCCACCTCCCTGGTGCTGATCGCGGTGTTCCTGCCGGTGCTCACCCTGGGGGGCAGCACCGGTCGGCTGTTTGCGCCGATCGGCCTCACGATCGGCGCCACGATCGTGTTCTCCACCTTCAACGCCCTCACCTTCACACCGGTGGCGGCCAGCCGGCTGCTCAAGGCCCAGGGCCAGGAGGCCCGCTGGCTGCTGCGCCTGATCGACCCGCCGCGGCGGGCGCTCGAATCCCTGGAGGGGCCCTATGACCGCTGGCTCACCCGGGCCCTGGGCTGGCGCCGGCGCATCGTGGCCCTGCTGCTGGTGGGTCTGGTGGTGACGGCCTTCGCCTATCAGCAGCGCCCCAAGGCCTTCATTCCCCAGGAGGACGGCAGCCAGCTGCGCGGCATCGTGGTGCTGCCCGATGGCATGGCCCTGCAGCGCACCCAAGACGTGATGGAGCAGGTGCGCCAGGTGGTGGCCGGTGTGCCCCAGATCGTGACGGGCAACTTCTATGCCGGCCGCTCCTTCGGCGACAGCAGCCCCAACAAGGGCATCTTCTTCCTGCGCCTCAAGCCGGTGGAGGAGCGCCCCGGGCGGGAGCAAACCCCGGCGGCCCTGGCGGGCCAGCTCAACCGCGAGCTTGCCGGCCGCATCGACAACGCCCAGGTGGTGGTGATCGAGGCCCCCACGGTGCGGGGCTTCGGCAGCGAGGGCGGCATCGAACTCGACCTGCTGGACACCAGCGGCGGGCGGCTGAGCCTGAGTGCCTTCCAGGAGGCGGCCCAGGCCTTCATCGATGCCGCCCAGGCCAGTGGCGATTTCGAGCGGGTGGACACCCGCTTCCGGGCCGATGCCCCCCTGGTGCGGCTGGAGCCCGATCGCCTGCAGCTGGCCTCCCTGGGTGTGGACCTCGAGGAGGTGGTGGAGGTGCTCGGCGCCAGCTTCGGCAGTGAGTATGTGAACGACAGCTTCGAGGGCGATCGCATCCGCCGCGTGATCGTGCAGCTGGAGGGCTCCGAGCGCCGCAATGTGCAGGACGTGCTCGCCCTGCAGGTGCGCGGCCGCGATGACAGCCTCGTGCCCCTGGCCCAGGTGGTGCGGGTCGAGCGGAGCACCGGCCCCACGGTGATCAACCACACCCGGCTGGTGCGCTCGATCGCCATCCGCGCCCAGGCCCGGGCCGGGGTGAGCACCGGCCAGGCGATGGACCGGCTGCTGCAGGTGCGCCGCGAGCTGGGCAGCACCGCCACCGACCTGGAATGGGCTGGCCTGGCCCGGGAGGAGGCCCGTGCCGGCGGCGCCAACGAGGGGGTGTTCCTGCTGGCGGTGCTGGTGATGCTGCTGGTGCTGGCGGGGCTCTACGAGAACTTCATCGACCCGATGATCATCCTGGTGACGGTGCCCCTGGGGCTGCTCGGCGGCCTGGCCGGCCTGGCGATCCGCGACCTGCCCCTGGATGTCTATGGCCGCGTGGGGCTGCTGGTGCTGGTGAGCCTGGCGGCCAAGAACGGCATCCTGATCGTGGAGTTCGCCAACCAGCGCCTGGCCGCAGGCCTGCCCCTGGAGGAGGCGATCCACGGCGCCGCGGTGGCCCGTCTGCGGCCGATCCTGCTCACGGCGATTTCCTCGCTGGCGGGCTTCCTGCCGCTGCTGTTCGCCAGCGGCGCCGGAGCGGCCAGCCGCACCAGCATCGGCACCGTGGTGTTCGCCGGCTTGCTGGTGGCCACCGTGCTGAGCCTGTTCGTGGTTCCGGTGGTGTACCGGATCGTCAAGGGCTGGGAGCTGGGCCGCGCCGGGCGGCTCAATCCCGCCACCGATGGCGCCAGCTCAGGCTGA
- a CDS encoding DUF3136 domain-containing protein, with translation MSSSTGLTIGELEANYSLYCKALRRLLQEGRSRTAIERTVCWSRLAQLHLCLPSRYKAPDYLCVVLKRDLA, from the coding sequence ATGAGCAGCAGCACAGGCCTCACGATCGGGGAGCTCGAGGCCAATTACTCGCTGTACTGCAAAGCCCTGCGCCGGCTGCTGCAGGAAGGCCGCAGCCGCACCGCCATTGAGCGCACCGTGTGCTGGAGCCGCCTGGCCCAGCTGCACCTCTGCCTGCCCAGCCGCTACAAGGCTCCGGACTACCTCTGCGTCGTGCTCAAGCGCGATCTCGCCTAG
- a CDS encoding bifunctional orotidine-5'-phosphate decarboxylase/orotate phosphoribosyltransferase, with protein sequence MGFFIRLTDAIAARQSLLVTGLDPNPEMLQSWVGRRGMSARSFLSQARHWIKAVVEATAPHVCAYKPSLGFYQALGPVGLELLLEVRDLVPRELPLIIDSKHGDLNSSSVLAQYLFKELAADAVTLSPLAGQDIAAPFLLYPDKAVVITCHSSNQAARLIQHYPSEEQPLYLRIVRECMLWATPEQLLLEIGTSDAAVLARVRQEAPGRFLILRSLWGVEENLEAMLAAGLSAAGDGLLLPLPQNLLVEDDISERAEALKLQINATRNQWLEQRAQAVQDRCELWLPAAPPLRTAAPRNGTLQASPPGPNPADAADLDALIVELFDIGCLLFGDYVQASGAVFNYYIDLRQIISDPNLFHRVLHAYAGRMEELAFDRIAGIPYGSLPTATGLSLLLHKPLIYPRKEVKAHGARRLIEGDFEEGDLVVVVDDILITGNSVLAGIAKLESSGLQVQDVVVFIDHGGDHDRRAKQRLAAAGYNCHAVLGIDTITAVLHRSGRLTDTQASLLLPGAGAGAVGP encoded by the coding sequence ATGGGGTTCTTCATTCGCCTCACTGACGCCATCGCCGCTCGCCAGTCCCTCCTGGTCACCGGTCTGGACCCCAACCCCGAGATGCTGCAGAGCTGGGTGGGTCGCCGCGGCATGTCGGCCCGCTCCTTCCTCAGCCAGGCCCGCCACTGGATCAAGGCGGTGGTGGAGGCCACGGCCCCCCATGTGTGTGCCTACAAGCCGAGCCTCGGCTTCTACCAGGCCCTCGGGCCCGTGGGGCTGGAGCTGCTGCTGGAGGTGCGCGATCTGGTGCCGCGGGAGCTGCCGCTGATCATCGACAGCAAGCACGGCGATCTCAATTCCTCCTCGGTTCTGGCCCAGTACCTGTTCAAGGAGCTGGCCGCCGATGCCGTGACCCTCTCGCCCCTGGCCGGCCAGGACATCGCCGCCCCCTTCCTGCTCTACCCGGACAAGGCGGTGGTGATCACCTGCCACAGCTCCAACCAGGCGGCGCGGCTGATCCAGCACTACCCCAGCGAGGAGCAGCCCCTCTACCTGCGCATCGTGCGCGAGTGCATGCTCTGGGCCACGCCGGAGCAGCTGCTGCTGGAGATCGGCACCAGCGACGCGGCCGTGCTGGCGCGGGTGCGGCAGGAGGCACCGGGGCGGTTCCTGATCCTGCGCAGCCTCTGGGGCGTGGAGGAAAACCTGGAAGCCATGCTGGCGGCGGGCCTCTCCGCCGCCGGCGATGGGCTGCTGCTGCCCCTGCCCCAGAACCTGCTGGTGGAAGACGACATCTCTGAGCGCGCCGAGGCCCTCAAGCTGCAGATCAACGCCACCCGCAACCAGTGGCTGGAGCAGCGCGCCCAGGCGGTGCAGGATCGCTGCGAGCTGTGGTTGCCGGCGGCCCCACCCCTGCGCACCGCCGCCCCCCGCAACGGCACGCTGCAGGCCTCCCCCCCGGGCCCCAATCCCGCCGACGCCGCTGATCTCGATGCCCTGATCGTGGAATTGTTCGACATCGGCTGCCTGCTGTTCGGCGACTACGTGCAGGCCTCAGGGGCGGTGTTCAACTACTACATCGATCTGCGCCAGATCATCTCCGACCCCAACCTCTTTCATCGGGTGCTGCATGCCTATGCGGGCCGCATGGAGGAGCTGGCCTTCGATCGCATCGCCGGCATTCCCTACGGCTCCCTGCCCACGGCCACGGGTCTGTCGCTGCTGCTGCACAAGCCCCTCATCTATCCGCGCAAGGAGGTGAAGGCCCACGGCGCCAGGCGGCTGATCGAGGGCGACTTCGAGGAGGGGGATCTGGTGGTGGTGGTGGACGACATCCTGATCACCGGCAACAGCGTGCTGGCGGGCATCGCCAAGCTGGAGAGTTCCGGGCTGCAGGTGCAGGATGTGGTGGTGTTCATCGACCACGGCGGCGACCACGACCGCCGGGCCAAGCAGCGCCTGGCGGCAGCCGGCTACAACTGCCATGCCGTGCTGGGCATCGACACGATCACGGCGGTGCTGCACCGCTCCGGACGCCTCACCGACACCCAGGCCAGCCTGCTGCTGCCCGGGGCCGGGGCGGGAGCGGTCGGCCCGTAG
- a CDS encoding cation:proton antiporter — protein sequence MTFDCLIGTLGGLNDVPIQGRLLFVGVLFLGTLAVSRFSIRLGIPGVLGVLLLGLVVNVNLLDVTHVEAENLQVFALALLLFYAGLKTDLKAIRGFIEYGLLLALGGVLITSCVLGGMIWWLSSATASGLALGFGNGIPLGAAFLLAACLGSTDAGATLSVLAQVKPPVPLRLQHLLEFESAVNDPAALLVYGLLIELFSQAAGGAAGQPPDLAAAESMLTTAVLDSLRVFVQQIGSGLILGVLFGYVAKFVIDVLVTERAQLLVVAMSIAFADYGLTDLLGGSGFIAVYVTGVFMTNMTYRRPEVNHESIQEVLLPFNTMTEITVFLLFGLLVSPPDLVGAIPMGLVTAAALMLVARPLGVLAFQPLSPFSRREGVLVAWCGLRGAVPLALSYQLVAAIPQLAGVDAALALPLARNAQGIVFVVVVLNLLLQGFTLPRVCSAIAPKPPGAQPPAPSQPPSPQLQ from the coding sequence GTGACGTTTGACTGCCTCATCGGAACGCTCGGCGGCCTCAACGACGTGCCGATCCAGGGGCGTCTGCTGTTCGTGGGGGTGTTGTTTCTGGGCACGCTGGCGGTGAGCCGCTTCTCGATCCGCCTCGGCATTCCCGGCGTGCTCGGGGTGCTGCTGCTCGGGCTGGTGGTGAATGTGAACCTGCTCGATGTGACCCATGTGGAAGCGGAGAACCTGCAGGTGTTCGCCCTGGCCCTGCTGCTCTTCTACGCCGGTCTGAAAACCGATCTGAAGGCGATCCGGGGCTTCATCGAATACGGGCTGTTGCTGGCCCTGGGGGGGGTGCTCATCACCTCCTGCGTGCTGGGGGGAATGATCTGGTGGCTCTCCTCCGCCACCGCCAGCGGCCTGGCCCTGGGCTTCGGCAACGGCATCCCCCTGGGCGCCGCCTTCCTGCTGGCCGCCTGCCTGGGCTCCACCGACGCCGGCGCGACCCTGAGCGTGCTGGCCCAGGTGAAGCCGCCGGTGCCCCTGCGGCTGCAGCACCTGCTGGAGTTCGAATCGGCCGTGAACGATCCGGCGGCGCTGTTGGTGTACGGGCTGCTGATCGAGCTGTTCAGCCAGGCCGCCGGCGGCGCCGCCGGACAGCCCCCAGATCTGGCGGCGGCCGAATCGATGCTGACCACGGCCGTGCTCGACAGCCTGCGGGTCTTCGTGCAGCAGATCGGCTCCGGGCTGATTCTGGGCGTGCTGTTCGGCTACGTGGCCAAGTTCGTGATCGATGTGCTCGTCACCGAGCGGGCCCAGCTGCTGGTGGTGGCGATGTCGATCGCCTTCGCCGATTACGGCCTCACCGATCTGCTGGGCGGCTCGGGCTTCATCGCCGTCTACGTCACCGGCGTGTTCATGACCAACATGACCTACCGGCGGCCGGAGGTGAACCACGAGTCGATCCAGGAGGTGTTGCTGCCGTTCAACACCATGACCGAGATCACGGTGTTTCTGCTGTTCGGGCTGCTGGTGTCGCCGCCTGATCTGGTGGGGGCCATTCCGATGGGGCTGGTCACCGCCGCGGCCCTGATGCTGGTGGCCAGGCCGCTGGGAGTGCTGGCCTTTCAGCCGCTCTCACCCTTCAGCCGCCGGGAGGGGGTGCTGGTGGCCTGGTGCGGGCTGCGCGGCGCCGTGCCCCTGGCCCTCTCCTATCAACTGGTGGCGGCCATTCCCCAGCTGGCGGGCGTCGATGCGGCCCTGGCCCTGCCGCTGGCCCGCAATGCCCAGGGCATCGTGTTTGTGGTGGTGGTGCTGAACCTGCTGCTGCAGGGATTCACCCTGCCGCGGGTGTGCAGCGCCATCGCCCCGAAGCCCCCCGGGGCCCAGCCCCCGGCCCCGAGCCAGCCTCCCAGCCCCCAACTGCAGTGA
- the pyrC gene encoding dihydroorotase: MPTELSLRQPDDWHVHLRDGAMLEAVLPSTARQFARAIVMPNLTPPVTSVAAARAYAGRIREALPPGSTFEPLLTAYLTDHTDPAELERGFRAGVWVACKLYPARATTNADAGVSDIEALTPVLDTLERIGMPLLLHGEVTDPSIDIFDREAVFIERHLAPMLQRHPGLKAVLEHITTSDAVAFVRAGSGQLAATITPHHLHINRNAMFQGGLRPDFYCLPVAKRELHRLALRAAATSGDPRFFLGTDSAPHSRGAKESACGCAGIFNAPFAIESYAAVFEQEQALDRLEAFASEFGPRFYGLPLNSGRITLVREPRQVPRRLELHDSAGQPVELVPFHSGETLPWQLS; this comes from the coding sequence ATGCCCACCGAGCTCAGCCTGCGCCAACCCGACGACTGGCACGTGCATCTGCGCGATGGGGCCATGCTCGAGGCGGTGCTGCCGTCCACCGCCCGCCAGTTCGCCCGGGCGATCGTGATGCCCAACCTCACGCCGCCCGTCACCAGCGTGGCCGCGGCCAGGGCCTACGCGGGCCGCATCCGTGAGGCCCTGCCGCCGGGCTCCACGTTTGAACCCCTGCTCACGGCCTACCTCACAGACCACACCGATCCGGCTGAGCTGGAGCGTGGCTTCCGCGCCGGCGTGTGGGTGGCCTGCAAGCTCTATCCGGCCCGGGCCACCACCAATGCCGATGCCGGGGTCAGTGACATCGAGGCGCTCACCCCCGTGCTCGACACCCTGGAGCGGATCGGCATGCCCCTGCTGCTGCACGGCGAGGTGACCGACCCCAGCATCGACATCTTCGACCGGGAGGCCGTGTTCATCGAGCGCCACCTGGCGCCGATGCTGCAGCGCCACCCGGGCCTCAAGGCTGTGCTGGAGCACATCACCACGAGCGATGCGGTGGCGTTCGTGCGCGCTGGCTCGGGCCAGCTGGCGGCCACGATCACCCCCCACCATCTGCATATCAACCGCAACGCCATGTTCCAGGGGGGCCTGCGGCCCGACTTCTACTGCCTGCCGGTGGCCAAGCGGGAGCTGCATCGCCTGGCCCTGCGGGCGGCGGCCACCTCCGGCGATCCGCGCTTCTTCCTGGGCACTGATTCGGCGCCCCACAGCCGCGGCGCCAAGGAATCGGCCTGTGGCTGCGCCGGCATCTTCAACGCCCCGTTTGCGATCGAGAGCTACGCGGCGGTGTTCGAGCAGGAGCAGGCCCTGGATCGGCTGGAGGCCTTCGCCAGTGAGTTCGGCCCCCGCTTCTACGGGCTGCCCCTCAACAGCGGCCGCATCACTCTGGTGCGGGAGCCCAGGCAGGTGCCCAGGCGTCTGGAGCTCCACGACAGCGCCGGCCAGCCGGTGGAGCTGGTGCCCTTCCACAGCGGCGAGACCCTGCCCTGGCAGCTCAGCTGA
- a CDS encoding DUF3136 domain-containing protein: MSVEARLTIGELEAGYPTYCKALRLLIKNGKSRDSIQRTVCWERLTLLQKSLPNRYKSPDYLYALLKRDVEELAA, encoded by the coding sequence ATGAGCGTTGAGGCCAGGCTCACGATCGGCGAACTGGAGGCGGGCTATCCCACCTACTGCAAGGCCCTCAGACTCTTGATCAAAAACGGCAAATCCCGCGACTCGATTCAACGCACGGTCTGCTGGGAACGCTTGACGCTGCTGCAGAAAAGCCTGCCCAACCGCTACAAGTCTCCGGACTACCTCTATGCCCTGCTCAAGCGCGATGTGGAGGAGCTGGCCGCCTGA
- a CDS encoding FAD/NAD(P)-binding oxidoreductase, whose product MAHHQILIVGGGAAGITAAAQLKRARPGLDVAILEPSSEHYYQPGWTLVGGGVFTLEETRRAEGDVIPSGVHWIRAGAAAFDPEREVVTSTDGEAIHYDVLIVAAGLRLCWEKIEGLSEALGKGGVCSNYSKHYTAYTWEAIQAFKGGSDGASGNAVFTCAPMPIKCPGAPQKIAYLADDVFKKKRLQAQVIYATATPGIFGVPTYAAPLREVVKRHGIDARYNHVLTAVRPQSREAVFQVKDGDKSHEAVIPYGLLHVTPPMAAPEVVASSPLAAASGFVEVDKFSLQHLRFANVFSLGDVSGIPNSKTAAAVRGQAPVLVANLLAFLDGQPLEAAYDGYSCCPLITGYGKAIMAEFNYEQQPVPSFPLDPTQERWSMWFVKRKILPALYWNRMLTGAQHERRFIPGVKR is encoded by the coding sequence ATGGCCCACCACCAGATTCTGATCGTCGGCGGCGGCGCCGCCGGGATCACCGCCGCGGCCCAGCTGAAGCGGGCCCGCCCCGGGCTCGATGTGGCCATCCTTGAGCCCTCCAGCGAGCACTACTACCAGCCGGGCTGGACCCTGGTGGGGGGTGGTGTGTTCACTCTGGAGGAAACCCGTCGCGCCGAAGGCGATGTGATCCCCTCGGGCGTGCACTGGATCCGCGCCGGGGCCGCCGCTTTTGATCCCGAGCGGGAGGTGGTGACCAGCACCGACGGCGAGGCGATCCACTACGACGTGCTGATCGTGGCCGCCGGCCTGCGGCTCTGCTGGGAGAAGATCGAGGGGCTCAGCGAGGCCCTTGGCAAGGGCGGCGTCTGCAGCAACTACTCCAAGCACTACACCGCCTACACCTGGGAGGCGATTCAGGCCTTCAAGGGTGGCAGCGACGGCGCCAGCGGCAATGCGGTGTTCACCTGCGCGCCGATGCCGATCAAGTGCCCCGGTGCTCCCCAGAAAATCGCCTATCTGGCCGATGACGTGTTCAAGAAGAAGCGTCTGCAGGCCCAGGTGATCTATGCCACCGCCACGCCGGGCATCTTCGGCGTGCCCACCTACGCCGCGCCGCTGCGGGAGGTGGTGAAGCGCCACGGCATCGACGCCCGCTACAACCATGTGCTCACCGCCGTGCGCCCGCAGAGCCGCGAGGCGGTGTTCCAGGTGAAGGACGGCGACAAGAGCCATGAGGCCGTGATTCCCTACGGCCTGCTGCATGTGACGCCGCCGATGGCGGCACCGGAGGTGGTGGCCAGCAGCCCCCTGGCTGCCGCCAGCGGCTTCGTGGAGGTGGACAAGTTCAGCCTGCAGCACCTGCGCTTCGCCAACGTGTTCTCCCTGGGGGATGTGAGCGGCATCCCCAACTCCAAGACCGCCGCCGCCGTGCGCGGCCAGGCCCCGGTGCTGGTGGCCAACCTGCTGGCCTTCCTCGACGGCCAGCCCCTGGAGGCCGCCTACGACGGCTACAGCTGCTGCCCGCTGATCACCGGCTACGGCAAGGCGATCATGGCCGAGTTCAACTATGAGCAGCAGCCGGTGCCCTCCTTCCCCCTGGATCCCACCCAGGAGCGCTGGAGCATGTGGTTCGTGAAGCGCAAGATCCTGCCCGCCCTCTACTGGAACCGGATGCTCACCGGAGCGCAGCACGAACGCCGCTTCATCCCCGGGGTGAAGCGCTAG
- a CDS encoding acetate/propionate family kinase yields the protein MPSALVLVVNAGSSSLKASLVDADGQRPWQQQRSLNPGETGGVEALLEGWLLPAITPWLPGLERIAHRVVHGGERFTAPTAITPAVIEALEALVPLAPLHNAVALRAIRWFSAWGQTEAPALAQWACFDTGFHASLPEQARTYAIPADWRAAGLRRFGFHGLSHQHVAEQVAACHPQARRLISCHLGAGCSLCAVSLDPVTGPRSMATTMGFTPLEGLVMASRSGSVDPGLLLHQLRQGLSAEAIDEALQRQSGLLGLSGLSGDMRTLRQEAGRGHPGAKLAVAVFRQRLLEGIGAMAACLRGVDVIALTGGIGEHDQALMAELRDALAWLEPTTLLTVPADEEGLMARLCREAG from the coding sequence ATGCCCTCAGCGCTGGTCCTGGTGGTGAACGCCGGCAGCTCCAGCCTCAAGGCCTCGCTCGTGGATGCCGACGGCCAGCGGCCCTGGCAGCAGCAGCGTTCCCTCAACCCCGGCGAAACCGGTGGAGTGGAGGCGTTGCTGGAGGGGTGGCTGCTGCCGGCGATCACCCCCTGGCTGCCGGGGCTGGAGCGGATCGCCCACCGGGTGGTGCATGGCGGCGAACGGTTCACGGCCCCCACGGCGATCACGCCGGCCGTGATCGAGGCCCTGGAGGCACTGGTGCCCCTGGCCCCCCTGCACAACGCCGTGGCGCTGCGGGCCATCCGCTGGTTCAGCGCCTGGGGCCAGACCGAGGCCCCCGCGCTCGCCCAGTGGGCCTGCTTCGACACTGGCTTTCATGCCTCCCTGCCCGAGCAGGCCCGCACCTACGCCATCCCGGCCGACTGGCGAGCGGCGGGGCTGCGCCGCTTCGGTTTCCATGGCCTCAGCCACCAGCACGTGGCCGAGCAGGTGGCGGCGTGCCATCCCCAGGCACGCCGGCTGATCAGCTGCCACCTGGGCGCCGGCTGTTCCCTCTGCGCCGTGAGCCTCGATCCGGTGACGGGCCCCCGCAGCATGGCCACCACCATGGGGTTCACCCCGCTGGAGGGGCTCGTGATGGCCAGCCGCAGCGGCAGCGTGGATCCGGGTCTGCTGCTGCATCAGCTGCGCCAGGGGCTCAGTGCCGAGGCGATCGATGAGGCCCTGCAGCGCCAAAGCGGCCTGCTGGGACTCTCCGGGCTCAGCGGCGACATGCGTACCCTGCGGCAGGAAGCGGGCCGGGGGCACCCCGGCGCCAAGCTGGCGGTGGCCGTGTTCCGGCAGCGCCTGCTGGAGGGGATCGGCGCCATGGCCGCCTGCCTCCGGGGGGTGGACGTGATCGCCCTTACCGGGGGCATCGGCGAGCACGACCAGGCCCTGATGGCTGAGCTGCGCGACGCCCTGGCCTGGCTGGAGCCCACCACCCTGCTCACGGTGCCTGCAGACGAGGAGGGCCTGATGGCCCGCCTCTGCCGCGAGGCTGGCTAG